TACCCGCTGCCGGCTACGCCAACTGGGACCTGGACGCGGAAGCCGTCCTGGTCCTGTACGCGCGCAAGGCCATCGCCCAGGCTGTCGGCACGGAGGGCCTGCCCTCGGCCGCGCCCGCCCAGGACGCCGCGATGCTGGTCCTGCGCGTCGACGACGTCGACGACGCGGCGCGCCGCCTGACCGGTCACGGCGCGTCGGTCCTCGCCGAGCCCCAGGACCGCCCCGAGTGGAATCCCGGCCTGCGAACCGCGCACCTGAGGACGCCGGACGGCACGCTCGTGGAACTGCAGTCCTACTAGGGCCTGTTCCGGAGGCGTGGACCAGCGCCCGCCGGGCATGGGCGCCGCGTGCCGAGCGAGTCGCCTGCTCGGTCGCCTCCCGTGCGGCTCTGCCCGGCGGTCGGTCCGGTTCGCGTTCGCCCCGTCGCCCCGCCGGTGACGGGCGCGGTGTCGCGCAGGAGTCGGGCGAGGCCGGTCGCGGTGGCGGACCGGCCCGGCCCCCCTGTCATCGTCGTGCGGACTCCGGCTGGTAGACGGCCAGGGACCAGATCACGAACACGTCGATGGCCATCATGATGACCGACCACACCGGCGCGTACGGCAGGAACAGGAACTGGGCGATCAGGCTCAGCGACGCCAGCGCGATGCCGACCACGCGCGCCCATGCGGCGCCGGTGAGGATGCCCCAGCCGGCGAAGGCGGCGATGACGCCGAGGACGAGCAGGATCCACCCCCAGCCGGTGAGGTTGATCTTGTAGACGTAGTCGCCGATGCGGGCGTAGACGTCGTCCCTGGCGATCGCGGAGATCCCCTGGAAGACGGCCAGGACTCCGTTGAGGAGCAGCAGGACGCCGGCGAAGGTGGCGCCGCCGGTGGCCCAGGGGCTGTTGCGGGTGGGGGCGGGTCCGTAGCTGCCGGAGGACGTCCGGGAATGGGGCTGTGCCGTCATGGTCGCGCTCCGTTTCTCGCAGGGCGGGCGGTGTGGGTGTCGTCCGCCTGACCTCCTTTGACCTTCCGCGATGTACGGCGGTGCAGCCAGGAGGATGGGGCCGTTCGGGTGAACGGACTCCCGTGTGCGGCGGCACAGCAGGTTCTGCGGACGGATGGCGGCAGTCTCGCCATGCTGCACCCCCTGCACGCGAGGCACGCCAAGCACCCCTGGCACGTCACGTACACCTGGCACGTCACGCACCTCTGGCACGCCACGCACTCCTGGCACCCCCTGCACCCCCGCACCGGTCCACCGCGGCACGGACCGTATGGCGGGGTCCCCACCGGGTACCCGGCTGGACGAACCGACCGCCAGGGACAAGGGGGCCAGGGAGGGCATGCTCTCTCACGCGTTCGAACAAGGAGTGCTCGTCATCACGGTGCACGACGATCCCGGCGCCGGCGGACGGGCATCGCTTCTGGCCAGGATCAGCGACCTGATCCAGGCTTTTCGGCCGGCCTCCGTCGTCATCGTGCTGGACGAGCCGGCGGCCCGAGCCTCCATCGCCGGCGTGATCCTCCGGGTGCAGCGTCTGTGCAGTCGCCTCGGGCTTCTGATGTCCGTGGCCACCCACAACGCCCCGGCACGCCACCGGCTGGAGGCCGCGGCCGACGAGAGCGGTACCAGCCTGGTCATCCACGCCCGCATCGACGCCGCCATCGCCGGCGCCGCCGCGCTCAGCATGGCCGCGTGACGGCCGGCTCCGTGCTCGGCACCGACCGCTTCAGGCGGGCAGCGTCCGGGTGAGGCGGCGGCTTCCTGGCGCGAGCCTGACCCAAGGCCGGCGCGAGCCTCACGGGGTGGTCGAAGAACACGGAACTGCCGGCGGCGAGGGTGCGTGAGCAGTCGGCGCCGGGAGAGGCGGCCGGGGCCGCCCGGCTCCCCGTCGCGGCCTGCGCAGGCGAAAGCCCCGCCGGCCGGTTCCGGCGGGGCTGGGGGCGCGGTCGCTCCTGGGTCCTGTCGTCACACTCCCGCCGTCCGCCCGGAGGGCGGGCCTCGCGCCCGCTGCGGAGCAGCTGATGCATGCCGTAGGTGCGTGCTCTGGGGGCCCCCGGCCGAAGGCTGGGGGAGGGAGTTTGACGACTGGGCCTAGCGGGGCTGCTCCTCGTGGGACAGCTCCAGGTCGAAGTCGGTGACGCCGCTGCCGTCCAGGTGCAGCGACGCGGCGACCGGGGCGTAGCCGCTGGCGATGACGGTGTACTCGCCGGTGTCCAGGTCGGTGAACCCGTACGCGCCGTCGGGGCCGGTGACGGTGGAGCCGACCACGTTGCCCGCCGAGTCCAGCAGGGTGACCTTGGCGTCGTGGAGCGGGAGGCCTGCGGGGGTGCTGACGACACCGTTGATGCGGGCGCCGGGCTCCAGGCCGACCTCGTACGGGTCGGTGGCTCCCGGGGCGACCTCGACCGGGAGCGCGGCCGGGCGGTGCCCGGGCGCGTTCACCACGAGGGTGTAGCCGCCGGGGACCAGGTCGGCGAGGACGAAGCCGCCGTCGGCGGCCGAGGTGCCGGAGGACACGACCTCGCCGCGCACGTCGGTGGCGACCAGCAGGGCGCCCGCCAGCGGCTGCCCCTCGACGGCGTCGCGGACCGTCCCGGTGAGGGCGACGGTGCCGCTCAGCGCGAGGTCGCACTCGGCCGGCTCGTCACCGACGAGGACCGTCACGGCCTGCGGCTGCCGGGAACCGGCGGCGCCGATCAGCACATAGGTGCCCGGTGCGGTGACGTCCAGGGCGTAGGCACCGTCCGCGCCGCTGACCGCCCGGCCGAGCTGCCGTCCGCCGACGTCGATCAGCGTGATCACGGCCTGCGGCACGGGGGCGCCGGTGCCGTCCAGCACGCGGCCGTGGACGCGGTGGCGGCTGGGGTTCTGGACGGGCGCGAAGCGGTCGCCGGCCGGCTCGACGGGCTGGGCGTCATCACCGGCCGGGCTCGCAGCGGCGGAGTCCGCGGCGGCGGGCGTGGTAGCGGCGGCCGTGGTGACGGTCGGCTCGGGGGCGGGGCC
This genomic interval from Streptomyces sp. NBC_00557 contains the following:
- a CDS encoding VOC family protein codes for the protein MDALYPRLLVEDFGTAARFWTEGLRDLLGIEPVKVVPAAGYANWDLDAEAVLVLYARKAIAQAVGTEGLPSAAPAQDAAMLVLRVDDVDDAARRLTGHGASVLAEPQDRPEWNPGLRTAHLRTPDGTLVELQSY
- a CDS encoding DUF7144 family membrane protein; translation: MTAQPHSRTSSGSYGPAPTRNSPWATGGATFAGVLLLLNGVLAVFQGISAIARDDVYARIGDYVYKINLTGWGWILLVLGVIAAFAGWGILTGAAWARVVGIALASLSLIAQFLFLPYAPVWSVIMMAIDVFVIWSLAVYQPESARR